A single genomic interval of Pomacea canaliculata isolate SZHN2017 linkage group LG5, ASM307304v1, whole genome shotgun sequence harbors:
- the LOC112564506 gene encoding coiled-coil domain-containing protein 173-like isoform X2, whose protein sequence is MILPDGTDLRQMTVLSKAEWLRIQEELNRRHIEEEQLKRIRNEREEQKKRSKEMVKNWSNTFYGQSQQRLEARKAREAKEEEEKRLIDIEEAKFQAEKRKAAIEKAKTQQYYQTDRVKNFHSALILTEVLKEREAQIELAHLKAKASEGEEEEWLNQMNKEHEYAMQKEHSAAFRRMQAARDNQEFVKKQIREHLKQKDLVDAENIAEGEELKRLTIAYEVEKERLKNLKLDEQMQTNHENTRQIEDVKKMNDLKAMREEEEDEECRIFAAAKRKMMKLSSEREKEIYLNKQRRLDRIREKLAAQMKQKISDEDERIERVLREEEEKYIETEKEKETKLRKTLQDIAEHRSKQMLEMEEKKKQARKEELEGVELRKAADEIFRRNEMEKMERYLEDNKKNKEYLFLQMNERKANDEAERDLSMDKANQELMKKEEEQFQEYARKVITHCEQGGRNVYPLRKAAVEGIGGGLGPVLPGRGGIRPSYMVQDVSGRQMPHYQRSTTEDVKKLIGGKTATKIRLGFVW, encoded by the exons ATGATTTTGCCTGATGGAACTGATTTGCGCCAGATGACAGTATTGTCAAAAGCAGAGTGGCTGCGCATTCAAGAAGAACTCAACAGACGGCACATTGAAGAAGAGCAGTTAAAGAGAATTCGAAATGAACGTGAGGAGCAGAAAAAACGATCAAAGGAGATGGTTAAAAATTGGAGCAATACCTTCTAT ggTCAGAGCCAGCAGAGGCTGGAGGCACGTAAAGCTAGAGAAgcaaaagaagaggaggaaaagagaCTGATTGATATCGAAGAAGCCAAATTTCAAGCAGAAAAACGCAAAGCTGCCATTGAGAAAGCTAAAACACAGCAGTATTACCAGACTGACCGTGTGAAGAACTTCCAT AGTGCTCTCATCTTGACAGAGGTGCTGAAAGAGCGTGAAGCTCAAATTGAGCTTGCACACCTCAAAGCCAAGGCCTCTGAAGGTGAAGAAGAGGAATGGTTGAACCAGATGAACAAAGAACATGAATATGCCATGCAGAAAGAACACAGTGCAGCATTTAGACGCATGCAAGCAGCTAGAGATAATCAGGAGTTTGTCAAAAAACA GATAAGGGAACATCTAAAGCAGAAAGATTTAGTTGATGCTGAAAATATTGCTGAGGGTGAAGAACTGAAAAGGCTGACCATAGCCTATGAGGTTGAGAAGGAGCGACTGAAAAATCTTAAACTTGATGAACAAATGCAGACAAATCATGAGAACACACGACAAATAGAAGATGTCAAGAAAATGAATGACCTAAAGGCAATGCGAGAAGAG GAGGAAGATGAAGAGTGTAGGATTTTTGCAGCTGCTAAACGTAAAATGATGAAGCTAagttcagaaagagaaaaagaaatctacTT GAATAAACAACGCCGTCTAGACCGGATCAGAGAAAAGCTGGCTGCtcagatgaaacaaaaaataagtgaTGAAGATGAACGGATTGAGCGTGTGTTGCgtgaagaggaggaaaaatatattgagactgagaaggaaaaagagacaAAGCTGCGTAAAACACTGCAGGATATAGCTGAACACAGGTCCAAGCAA ATGTTAGAgatggaagagaagaagaagcaaGCTCGTAAGGAAGAGCTGGAGGGAGTAGAGCTGCGCAAAGCTGCAGATGAGATTTTTAGAAGGAATGAAATGGAGAAAATGGAGCGATACCTTGAGGAtaacaagaagaacaaggaaTATCTCTTCCTTCAGATG AATGAGCGTAAAGCAAATGATGAAGCTGAGAGAGACCTTTCCATGGATAAAGCTAACCAGGAACTTatgaagaaagaggaggagCAGTTTCAAGAATATGCCAGAAAAGTTATTACTCATTGTGAACAAGGGGGCCGTAATGTCTATCCCTTACGCAAAGCTGCAGTGGAAGGTATAGGAGGTGGTCTGGGTCCTGTCCTTCCAGGAAGAGGTGGAATTCGACCTAGTTACATGGTGCAAGATGTATCTGGTAGGCAAATGCCACATTACCAGCGCTCCACCACTGAGGATGTCAAGAAACTTATAGGTGGAAAAACAGCCACCAAGATTCGTCTTGGATTTGTTTGGTAG
- the LOC112564506 gene encoding coiled-coil domain-containing protein 173-like isoform X1: MATVMHGRRKGNARATPELPQAPGGMILPDGTDLRQMTVLSKAEWLRIQEELNRRHIEEEQLKRIRNEREEQKKRSKEMVKNWSNTFYGQSQQRLEARKAREAKEEEEKRLIDIEEAKFQAEKRKAAIEKAKTQQYYQTDRVKNFHSALILTEVLKEREAQIELAHLKAKASEGEEEEWLNQMNKEHEYAMQKEHSAAFRRMQAARDNQEFVKKQIREHLKQKDLVDAENIAEGEELKRLTIAYEVEKERLKNLKLDEQMQTNHENTRQIEDVKKMNDLKAMREEEEDEECRIFAAAKRKMMKLSSEREKEIYLNKQRRLDRIREKLAAQMKQKISDEDERIERVLREEEEKYIETEKEKETKLRKTLQDIAEHRSKQMLEMEEKKKQARKEELEGVELRKAADEIFRRNEMEKMERYLEDNKKNKEYLFLQMNERKANDEAERDLSMDKANQELMKKEEEQFQEYARKVITHCEQGGRNVYPLRKAAVEGIGGGLGPVLPGRGGIRPSYMVQDVSGRQMPHYQRSTTEDVKKLIGGKTATKIRLGFVW; the protein is encoded by the exons ATGGCAACAGTAATGCATGGTAGAAGAAAAGGAAACGCGAGAG CAACACCAGAGTTGCCACAAGCTCCAGGTGGTATGATTTTGCCTGATGGAACTGATTTGCGCCAGATGACAGTATTGTCAAAAGCAGAGTGGCTGCGCATTCAAGAAGAACTCAACAGACGGCACATTGAAGAAGAGCAGTTAAAGAGAATTCGAAATGAACGTGAGGAGCAGAAAAAACGATCAAAGGAGATGGTTAAAAATTGGAGCAATACCTTCTAT ggTCAGAGCCAGCAGAGGCTGGAGGCACGTAAAGCTAGAGAAgcaaaagaagaggaggaaaagagaCTGATTGATATCGAAGAAGCCAAATTTCAAGCAGAAAAACGCAAAGCTGCCATTGAGAAAGCTAAAACACAGCAGTATTACCAGACTGACCGTGTGAAGAACTTCCAT AGTGCTCTCATCTTGACAGAGGTGCTGAAAGAGCGTGAAGCTCAAATTGAGCTTGCACACCTCAAAGCCAAGGCCTCTGAAGGTGAAGAAGAGGAATGGTTGAACCAGATGAACAAAGAACATGAATATGCCATGCAGAAAGAACACAGTGCAGCATTTAGACGCATGCAAGCAGCTAGAGATAATCAGGAGTTTGTCAAAAAACA GATAAGGGAACATCTAAAGCAGAAAGATTTAGTTGATGCTGAAAATATTGCTGAGGGTGAAGAACTGAAAAGGCTGACCATAGCCTATGAGGTTGAGAAGGAGCGACTGAAAAATCTTAAACTTGATGAACAAATGCAGACAAATCATGAGAACACACGACAAATAGAAGATGTCAAGAAAATGAATGACCTAAAGGCAATGCGAGAAGAG GAGGAAGATGAAGAGTGTAGGATTTTTGCAGCTGCTAAACGTAAAATGATGAAGCTAagttcagaaagagaaaaagaaatctacTT GAATAAACAACGCCGTCTAGACCGGATCAGAGAAAAGCTGGCTGCtcagatgaaacaaaaaataagtgaTGAAGATGAACGGATTGAGCGTGTGTTGCgtgaagaggaggaaaaatatattgagactgagaaggaaaaagagacaAAGCTGCGTAAAACACTGCAGGATATAGCTGAACACAGGTCCAAGCAA ATGTTAGAgatggaagagaagaagaagcaaGCTCGTAAGGAAGAGCTGGAGGGAGTAGAGCTGCGCAAAGCTGCAGATGAGATTTTTAGAAGGAATGAAATGGAGAAAATGGAGCGATACCTTGAGGAtaacaagaagaacaaggaaTATCTCTTCCTTCAGATG AATGAGCGTAAAGCAAATGATGAAGCTGAGAGAGACCTTTCCATGGATAAAGCTAACCAGGAACTTatgaagaaagaggaggagCAGTTTCAAGAATATGCCAGAAAAGTTATTACTCATTGTGAACAAGGGGGCCGTAATGTCTATCCCTTACGCAAAGCTGCAGTGGAAGGTATAGGAGGTGGTCTGGGTCCTGTCCTTCCAGGAAGAGGTGGAATTCGACCTAGTTACATGGTGCAAGATGTATCTGGTAGGCAAATGCCACATTACCAGCGCTCCACCACTGAGGATGTCAAGAAACTTATAGGTGGAAAAACAGCCACCAAGATTCGTCTTGGATTTGTTTGGTAG